A single window of Coleofasciculus sp. FACHB-1120 DNA harbors:
- a CDS encoding carotenoid oxygenase family protein codes for MTTATKPSTRKAWANAIAQPAQEFPLTPLPLLSGKIPEGLRGTLYRNGPARLERGGIRVGHWFDGDGAILGVHFSDAGASGVYRYVQSEGYQEEAKANQLLYGNYGMTAPGPIWNQWFKPIKNAANTSVLALPDKLLALWEGGKPHALDLQTLETWGLDNLSGLGDGLSYSAHPKRDAQTGEIFNFGVSPGRNATLNIYKSDSTGKILQKTAVQLDGIPMVHDFVLAGQYLVFFVPPVRVNALPLLTGISSYSDALEWQPKLGTQFLVFDRETLSLVSRGETEPWYQWHFANGYVDASGSVIVDVVRYEDFQTNQYLKEVATGETRTRVKSTLWQIHLNPARSQVTSIQEVLDRHCEFPVVPQHLVGQASPHTYLSVHRQGVEISQEQFGAIARFDSKTDTLEEADLGENRYPSEPIYAPDALNPEQGWALTVVYDGNTDTSEVWVMNSDRLSEQPACRLGLPSTIPPSFHGTWKPA; via the coding sequence ATGACCACAGCCACGAAACCGTCAACCCGTAAAGCTTGGGCAAATGCGATCGCCCAACCTGCACAAGAATTTCCTCTGACTCCCCTCCCGCTCCTTTCTGGCAAAATCCCGGAAGGGTTGCGCGGCACCCTCTACCGCAACGGCCCAGCCCGCTTAGAACGTGGCGGCATCCGGGTGGGACACTGGTTTGATGGGGATGGTGCGATTCTAGGGGTGCATTTCAGTGATGCTGGTGCCTCTGGTGTCTATCGCTACGTTCAATCAGAGGGATACCAAGAGGAAGCCAAAGCAAATCAATTGCTCTATGGCAACTATGGCATGACCGCACCAGGCCCCATCTGGAATCAATGGTTCAAACCGATTAAAAATGCCGCCAATACCTCGGTACTGGCTTTGCCGGATAAACTGCTGGCACTGTGGGAAGGCGGCAAACCCCACGCCCTCGACCTGCAAACCCTGGAAACTTGGGGATTAGATAATTTATCGGGATTGGGTGACGGATTATCTTATTCCGCTCATCCCAAGCGCGACGCCCAGACTGGGGAAATTTTTAACTTTGGGGTTTCACCCGGACGGAATGCAACCCTGAATATTTATAAAAGTGACTCCACAGGCAAGATTCTCCAAAAGACGGCAGTTCAACTAGATGGCATCCCAATGGTGCATGATTTTGTCCTCGCTGGGCAGTATTTAGTCTTTTTCGTGCCGCCAGTGCGAGTGAACGCGCTGCCATTGCTAACAGGCATCAGCAGCTATAGCGATGCGCTGGAGTGGCAACCAAAGCTGGGAACTCAGTTTTTGGTTTTTGACCGCGAAACCCTGTCGTTGGTAAGTCGTGGCGAAACTGAACCCTGGTATCAGTGGCACTTTGCGAATGGCTATGTAGATGCCAGCGGATCGGTAATTGTGGATGTTGTCCGCTACGAAGACTTTCAGACCAATCAGTATCTCAAAGAAGTCGCGACGGGTGAAACCCGGACTCGTGTCAAGAGTACCCTGTGGCAAATTCATCTCAACCCGGCAAGGAGTCAGGTAACAAGCATCCAAGAAGTCTTAGATCGGCACTGTGAGTTCCCGGTTGTGCCACAGCATCTGGTTGGTCAAGCTTCGCCCCATACTTATCTATCGGTACATCGGCAGGGTGTAGAGATTAGCCAAGAACAATTTGGCGCGATCGCTCGTTTTGACTCTAAAACTGACACTCTAGAAGAAGCCGATTTGGGTGAGAATCGTTATCCCTCAGAACCCATCTATGCCCCTGATGCTCTAAATCCCGAACAGGGTTGGGCGTTAACGGTGGTGTATGACGGCAACACCGATACTAGCGAAGTCTGGGTTATGAATAGCGATCGCCTTTCGGAGCAACCTGCGTGTCGTTTGGGATTACCCAGTACGATCCCCCCTAGCTTCCACGGCACCTGGAAACCAGCCTAG
- a CDS encoding carbonic anhydrase, whose amino-acid sequence MKKLIRGLREFQSNYFSEHQELFEQLAHGQKPRVLFIACSDSRIDPNLITQAAVGELFVIRNAGNLIPPFGATNGGEGATVEYAVHALDIQQIVVCGHSHCGAMKGLLKLEGLEAEMPLVYEWLKHAEATRRLIRENYTGLSGEELLEATIAENVLTQIENLRTYPVIRAKLHRGKLSLHAWIYHIETGDVWGYDTIRQEYLPLYSQLSTNHDESVEPKPERIASMLLSPEQAERIYRGSTAR is encoded by the coding sequence ATGAAGAAACTGATTAGAGGGCTGCGTGAGTTTCAAAGCAACTACTTCAGCGAACACCAGGAATTGTTCGAGCAACTCGCTCACGGTCAGAAACCGAGGGTGCTGTTCATCGCCTGCTCTGATTCTCGCATCGATCCGAATTTGATTACTCAGGCGGCTGTCGGCGAACTGTTTGTCATCCGCAATGCTGGCAACCTGATTCCGCCGTTTGGTGCAACGAATGGCGGCGAAGGTGCAACCGTTGAATATGCTGTTCATGCTTTAGATATCCAGCAAATTGTTGTCTGCGGTCACTCCCACTGCGGCGCGATGAAAGGGCTGTTAAAGTTGGAGGGTTTGGAGGCAGAAATGCCGTTGGTTTACGAGTGGTTAAAACACGCAGAAGCGACACGTCGGCTGATTAGAGAGAACTACACGGGGCTTTCTGGCGAAGAACTTTTGGAAGCCACGATTGCTGAGAACGTACTAACGCAAATCGAAAATCTGCGGACTTATCCAGTGATTCGCGCTAAACTTCACCGAGGCAAACTGTCTCTCCACGCCTGGATTTATCACATTGAAACGGGAGATGTTTGGGGGTACGATACTATCCGTCAGGAGTACCTACCACTCTACAGCCAGCTTTCCACCAATCACGATGAATCTGTAGAGCCTAAACCTGAGCGAATCGCCTCAATGCTGTTATCTCCGGAGCAAGCAGAACGCATTTACAGAGGTTCTACCGCGCGATAA
- a CDS encoding NACHT domain-containing protein codes for MTGFEPVVADAAIKGLAGVVIKTVWDGGGKALSRVGGSLNEKTQQLIYDASHQYLKNYTKRHGILKVKVLEMREPIALESVYTGVQFLDDRNIRQFETIDSLETAFREAQRRSYQNKDCPKQDGMKVAKEKQYLMVLGGPGAGKSTFLRRMGLEALKINKGEFKHSCIPVFIELKRFSDGDINIEKAISDEFRTCGFPSPEESTKELLKNGKLLILLDGLDEVPTKNLNEAIGQIQDFVDQHDKNRFIASCRTAAYRSGFRRFSDVAMADFDDIQIEQFINNWFQSEADKQTGTAPKCWEILQKPEHKAAKELAQTPLLLTFLCLVYDRSQSFPDNRSVLYRKALRILLEEWASEKRILQDEIYQGLHTELEEILLSEIAYKGFEADRLFFSQREVVEQIKTFLASNLNAPQHLDGEAVLNAIAIQQGILVERAEDIFSFSHLTLQEYLTAQYIDDHRQIEKLVTEHLTDQRWQEVFLLIAGLMRGGADELLLLMEKEAKKYINPRKFPFRFRTSKLQALLNWAEQATTGSESNIKPVGKRAIANTIAIAIANVIANVNIGTFSNAVSVANAIAYAYADTDTNAIAIAIAFPDADAITIAIRNTGEIEKLKIFKNVNFTVLIARLQALKAKIPDYEQSGLAWREFNNRLLQTLLNAFNLSLEMVNLTKEEIKAYNNYLYANYLVLQCKQAAVRVSPKTWEEIEERMLLAPNN; via the coding sequence ATGACAGGATTTGAACCCGTAGTTGCAGATGCAGCAATCAAAGGTCTAGCTGGCGTTGTGATTAAAACGGTTTGGGACGGTGGAGGTAAAGCTTTAAGCCGGGTAGGCGGAAGTCTAAATGAGAAAACTCAGCAGCTAATTTATGACGCATCGCACCAATATCTCAAAAATTATACTAAGCGTCATGGCATTCTAAAAGTAAAAGTTTTGGAAATGCGAGAGCCTATAGCTTTAGAGTCAGTCTATACAGGGGTTCAGTTTTTAGATGATAGGAATATTCGGCAGTTTGAAACAATTGATAGCTTAGAAACAGCTTTCCGCGAAGCACAAAGGCGCAGTTATCAGAATAAAGACTGTCCAAAGCAAGACGGAATGAAGGTTGCTAAAGAAAAGCAGTATCTAATGGTACTGGGTGGCCCAGGAGCGGGAAAATCCACATTTTTGCGGCGCATGGGACTGGAAGCACTCAAGATCAACAAGGGAGAATTTAAGCACTCCTGTATCCCCGTTTTCATCGAACTCAAAAGATTTAGCGATGGTGACATCAATATTGAGAAAGCCATCAGTGATGAGTTTCGCACTTGTGGTTTCCCTTCACCTGAAGAATCTACCAAAGAATTATTAAAAAATGGCAAGTTGCTAATTTTGCTGGATGGTTTAGATGAAGTGCCGACAAAGAATTTGAATGAGGCAATTGGTCAAATCCAGGACTTTGTTGACCAACATGATAAAAATCGCTTCATTGCCTCCTGTCGCACTGCTGCCTATCGCAGTGGGTTCCGTCGGTTTAGCGATGTGGCAATGGCAGATTTTGATGATATTCAGATTGAGCAGTTTATTAATAACTGGTTTCAGTCAGAGGCCGATAAACAGACGGGAACAGCACCAAAATGCTGGGAGATCCTGCAAAAACCAGAACATAAAGCTGCCAAAGAATTAGCTCAGACACCCTTATTGTTAACGTTTCTCTGTCTGGTATATGACCGTTCCCAAAGTTTTCCTGATAATCGTAGCGTTCTGTATCGCAAAGCGTTGCGGATATTATTAGAGGAATGGGCATCAGAAAAGCGAATTTTGCAAGATGAAATTTATCAAGGACTGCATACAGAGCTAGAAGAGATACTTCTATCTGAGATTGCCTACAAAGGTTTCGAGGCAGATCGATTATTTTTCTCGCAGCGAGAGGTTGTTGAGCAAATCAAAACCTTTTTGGCGAGTAATTTGAATGCGCCTCAACATCTAGACGGCGAAGCGGTTCTGAATGCGATTGCTATTCAACAAGGTATCTTAGTAGAGCGAGCGGAGGATATATTTTCTTTCTCTCATTTGACGTTACAGGAATATTTAACTGCTCAGTATATTGACGATCATCGGCAAATCGAGAAGCTAGTTACCGAACACCTCACAGATCAACGATGGCAAGAGGTCTTTTTGCTGATAGCTGGGTTAATGCGTGGTGGTGCAGATGAATTGCTGTTGCTGATGGAAAAAGAAGCTAAAAAGTATATCAACCCCCGTAAATTTCCATTTCGATTCCGAACATCCAAGTTACAAGCTTTACTTAATTGGGCAGAACAAGCAACGACGGGATCTGAAAGTAATATTAAACCCGTGGGTAAAAGGGCGATCGCCAACACCATCGCCATCGCCATCGCCAACGTCATCGCCAATGTCAACATCGGCACCTTCTCCAACGCTGTCAGCGTCGCCAATGCCATCGCCTACGCCTACGCCGACACCGACACTAACGCCATCGCCATCGCCATCGCCTTCCCCGACGCCGACGCCATCACCATTGCTATCAGAAACACTGGTGAAATTGAAAAACTAAAAATCTTTAAGAATGTAAATTTTACTGTGCTGATTGCCCGACTGCAAGCACTCAAAGCAAAAATTCCTGACTATGAACAATCAGGGTTAGCGTGGCGGGAATTTAACAATCGTCTCCTGCAAACCTTGCTCAATGCTTTCAATCTCAGCTTAGAAATGGTCAATTTAACTAAAGAAGAAATAAAGGCATACAACAATTATCTCTATGCCAATTACCTGGTATTGCAGTGCAAACAAGCAGCGGTGCGAGTGTCGCCCAAAACATGGGAAGAGATAGAGGAAAGAATGCTGCTGGCTCCTAATAACTGA
- the gloA gene encoding lactoylglutathione lyase, with the protein MRMLHTMLRVGNLEESLKFYCDVLGMKLLRRKDYPDGKFTLAFVGYGDESDHTVVELTYNWGVEQYNLGDAYGHIALGVDDIYATCNEIKARGGKVSREPGPMKHGSTVIAFVEDPNGYKIELIQLGTQGSAQKQETAEAASR; encoded by the coding sequence ATGCGAATGCTACATACGATGTTGCGAGTCGGCAACCTAGAAGAGTCTTTGAAATTTTACTGCGACGTGCTGGGCATGAAGTTACTGCGCCGCAAAGATTATCCGGATGGGAAGTTCACGCTGGCATTTGTGGGTTACGGTGACGAATCTGACCATACAGTTGTGGAATTAACCTACAACTGGGGCGTAGAGCAGTATAACCTGGGAGATGCCTACGGTCATATAGCTCTTGGCGTTGATGATATTTACGCCACCTGTAATGAAATTAAGGCTCGTGGCGGCAAGGTGTCGCGGGAACCGGGGCCAATGAAGCACGGTTCCACGGTGATTGCTTTTGTGGAAGACCCGAATGGCTACAAGATTGAGCTTATTCAGCTAGGAACTCAGGGATCTGCCCAAAAGCAGGAAACGGCTGAAGCAGCAAGTCGGTAG
- the eno gene encoding phosphopyruvate hydratase encodes MINTPDTAIDAIVAREILDSRGRPTVEAEVYLINGVMGLAQVPSGASTGTFEAHELRDEDASRYGGKGVLQAVQNVEEKIAPELLEMDALDQVLVDRTMIELDGSENKSNLGANAILAVSLATAKAGAAALELPLYRYLGSPLSNVLPVPLMNVINGGAHADNNVDFQEFMIVPVGASSFKEALRWGAEVFAALSKVLKDKNLLTGVGDEGGFAPNLESNQAALELLVAAIEKAGYKPGEDVALALDVAASEFYKEGQYVYDGSSHSPADFIEYLGKLVGQYPIVSIEDGLHEEDWENWKLLTEKMGDRVQLIGDDLFVTNPIRLQKGIEQAAANSILIKLNQIGSLTETLETIELATRNGFRSIISHRSGETEDTTIADLAVATRAGQIKTGSLCRSERVAKYNRLLRIEDELGDRAVYAATIGLGPR; translated from the coding sequence ATGATTAACACGCCAGATACTGCCATCGACGCCATTGTGGCTCGTGAAATTCTCGACTCGCGGGGGCGTCCCACAGTGGAAGCCGAAGTCTATCTGATCAACGGTGTGATGGGATTGGCTCAAGTTCCCAGCGGCGCTTCTACAGGGACTTTTGAAGCCCACGAACTGCGGGATGAGGATGCCAGCCGCTACGGTGGCAAAGGCGTCCTCCAAGCCGTCCAGAATGTCGAGGAGAAAATTGCTCCTGAGTTGTTGGAGATGGATGCGCTCGATCAGGTTTTGGTTGACCGCACGATGATTGAGCTGGATGGCTCGGAAAATAAATCGAATTTGGGAGCCAATGCTATTCTCGCCGTCTCCCTGGCAACTGCAAAAGCGGGTGCAGCGGCTCTGGAATTACCGCTCTATCGCTATCTCGGTAGTCCCTTATCGAATGTGCTGCCGGTGCCGTTGATGAACGTTATCAACGGCGGTGCCCACGCGGATAATAACGTGGATTTCCAAGAATTTATGATTGTGCCGGTCGGGGCATCTTCGTTTAAGGAAGCGCTGCGTTGGGGTGCCGAGGTGTTTGCGGCTCTCAGCAAAGTTTTAAAGGACAAAAACTTGCTGACTGGCGTTGGCGATGAAGGCGGTTTTGCTCCTAATTTAGAGTCCAATCAAGCGGCTTTGGAACTATTAGTGGCGGCGATTGAAAAGGCTGGCTATAAACCCGGAGAAGACGTGGCACTGGCGCTAGATGTTGCTGCCAGTGAGTTCTATAAAGAAGGGCAGTATGTCTACGATGGCTCATCTCACTCCCCGGCTGACTTTATTGAGTATCTAGGTAAATTGGTGGGACAGTATCCAATTGTCTCAATTGAGGACGGACTGCACGAAGAAGACTGGGAAAACTGGAAACTATTAACCGAGAAAATGGGCGATCGCGTTCAACTCATCGGCGACGATCTCTTTGTCACGAACCCCATCCGCCTGCAAAAAGGCATTGAGCAAGCCGCCGCTAACTCGATCCTGATTAAACTCAACCAAATTGGTTCTCTTACGGAAACTCTGGAAACGATTGAACTGGCTACCCGCAACGGATTCCGGTCAATCATCAGCCATCGCTCCGGTGAAACTGAAGACACCACGATTGCCGATTTAGCCGTAGCCACGAGAGCCGGACAAATCAAAACAGGTTCGCTTTGTCGCAGCGAACGGGTGGCGAAATACAACCGACTGCTGCGAATTGAAGATGAATTGGGCGATCGCGCAGTTTATGCGGCTACGATTGGGCTAGGCCCCCGCTAA
- the argC gene encoding N-acetyl-gamma-glutamyl-phosphate reductase: MGDLGRVPVGIVGASGYGGVQLVRLLMEHPGVELVYLGGESSAGKSFSDLYPHLGHRVDLKIEPLDLDTIANRCQAVFLSLPNGLAYQMAPTLVAKGCKVLDLSADYRFSNPETYQAWYGGERQDRELATTAVYGLPELYRDRIADAQLVGCAGCYPTASLLALSPLLKQGLVLPETAIIDAKSGTSGGGRQAKTNLLLAEADNTLGAYGVGGRHRHTPEIEQVCSDLAGHEVTVQFTPHLIPMVRGILATVYANLRDPGLVREDLITIFSAFYRASPFVKILPGGIYPQTKWACGTNLCYIGIEVDPRTDRVIVMSAIDNLIKGQAGQALQCLNLMLGMEETLGLPQLSFYP, from the coding sequence ATGGGTGATTTAGGGCGCGTGCCTGTTGGAATTGTTGGCGCGTCAGGCTATGGTGGTGTGCAACTTGTACGACTCTTGATGGAGCATCCAGGAGTCGAACTGGTTTACCTAGGCGGCGAGAGTAGCGCTGGAAAGTCATTTTCCGACCTTTACCCCCATTTAGGTCATCGCGTTGACTTAAAGATAGAACCGCTTGATTTAGATACCATTGCCAATCGCTGTCAAGCTGTTTTTCTCTCTTTGCCCAACGGTCTTGCCTATCAGATGGCACCGACGCTAGTGGCGAAGGGGTGCAAAGTGCTGGATTTATCCGCCGATTACCGATTTTCCAACCCGGAAACCTATCAAGCTTGGTACGGTGGAGAACGTCAAGACAGAGAACTCGCAACTACAGCGGTTTACGGCTTACCGGAACTATACCGCGATCGCATTGCTGACGCTCAGTTAGTGGGTTGCGCTGGTTGCTATCCCACCGCCAGTTTGCTAGCACTCTCGCCGCTACTCAAGCAAGGCTTAGTCTTGCCAGAAACTGCGATTATCGACGCTAAATCTGGCACCTCCGGGGGCGGACGGCAAGCGAAAACTAATTTGTTGCTGGCTGAGGCAGATAATACGCTAGGAGCTTATGGTGTTGGTGGACGGCACCGACATACCCCCGAAATTGAGCAAGTTTGTAGCGATCTCGCCGGTCACGAAGTTACGGTACAGTTTACCCCTCACCTGATTCCAATGGTGCGCGGGATTCTAGCAACCGTTTATGCCAACTTGCGCGATCCGGGGTTAGTGAGAGAAGACTTGATTACCATCTTTTCAGCCTTCTACCGTGCTTCGCCTTTTGTCAAAATATTACCAGGCGGCATCTACCCCCAAACGAAATGGGCTTGCGGGACTAATCTTTGCTATATCGGCATCGAAGTTGATCCCCGCACCGATCGGGTCATTGTCATGTCAGCGATTGATAATTTAATCAAAGGTCAAGCTGGTCAAGCTCTCCAGTGTCTTAACTTGATGCTGGGTATGGAAGAAACCCTTGGCTTACCTCAACTCAGTTTTTATCCATAA
- a CDS encoding site-specific DNA-methyltransferase encodes MFSTEVTRLLGKPYFQAPNCLIYNIDCLEAMQKLPKECIALTVTSPPYNIGKEYEKPLPLDEYLNWCEKWIVKVHHITSSSGAFWLNLGYLSIPTRAKAIPISYLLWNRIPFYLIQEVVWNYGAGVAGTKFFSPRNEKFLWYVKNPDKYTFNLDDVRDPNVKYPNQKKNGKIKVNVLGKNPTDVWEFPKVTSGQNRASKERTSHPAQFPIAVIERIIKSASNLNEIVLDPFMGSGTTAVTALSLQRPVIGFEIQKEYCEVAANRIDNFLTRNQASKAQLSLSLDNSPNSDEELCLERYF; translated from the coding sequence ATGTTTTCGACTGAGGTGACTAGACTTTTGGGCAAACCGTACTTTCAGGCTCCAAACTGCCTGATTTATAACATTGATTGTTTGGAAGCAATGCAAAAATTGCCAAAGGAATGCATTGCTTTAACAGTCACAAGCCCGCCCTATAACATTGGGAAAGAGTATGAAAAACCGCTACCACTAGATGAATATTTAAATTGGTGTGAAAAGTGGATAGTTAAGGTTCACCATATTACATCGTCAAGTGGTGCCTTTTGGCTAAACTTGGGCTATTTGTCCATTCCAACTCGTGCTAAAGCGATTCCTATTTCATATCTTCTTTGGAATAGGATTCCCTTCTATTTAATTCAAGAAGTTGTTTGGAACTATGGTGCTGGAGTGGCAGGAACTAAGTTTTTTTCACCAAGAAACGAGAAATTTTTGTGGTATGTCAAGAATCCCGATAAATATACTTTTAATCTTGATGATGTTAGAGATCCAAATGTAAAATATCCAAATCAAAAAAAGAACGGTAAAATTAAAGTAAATGTTTTAGGTAAAAATCCTACTGATGTATGGGAATTTCCTAAAGTTACATCTGGTCAAAATAGAGCCTCAAAAGAACGCACTTCTCATCCAGCGCAATTTCCAATTGCTGTAATTGAGCGAATAATAAAGTCTGCATCCAATTTAAACGAGATTGTTTTAGATCCATTTATGGGATCGGGTACTACTGCCGTTACTGCTTTAAGTTTACAACGCCCCGTTATTGGTTTCGAGATTCAAAAAGAATACTGTGAAGTTGCTGCCAATAGGATTGATAATTTTCTAACTAGAAATCAAGCCAGTAAAGCGCAATTGTCTTTGTCTTTAGATAATTCTCCAAATTCAGATGAGGAGTTAT